The Dokdonia donghaensis DSW-1 DNA window AAATTTTTTCAGGCATAGATGGCAGATAAAGCAACTTTAACAATAGACGGAAAGAGCTACGAGTTTCCTATCATTACAGGTACAGAGCAAGAGCAGGCAATAGACATTAAAGCACTTAGAGGTGCTACTGGAGGTATAACGACTATTGACCCAGGTTATAAAAATACAGGGTCTTGCCAGAGTGCTATTACTTTCCTTGATGGAGAAAAAGGTATTCTTAGATATAGAGGATACTCTATAGAAGAACTTGCCGAAAAAGCAGACTTTCTTGAAACTGCATATCTTTTAATTTTTGGAGAATTACCTACAAAGGAGCAGCTTGCAAAATTTGATTCAGATATTAAGTCGGAGTCTCACGTAGATGAGGATATGAAGAAAATCTTAGATGGTTTTCCTAAGTCTGCTCACCCTATGGGAGTATTAAGTGCTCTTACATCTGCACTTATTGCATTTAATCCTTCTACAGTAAATGTAGATTCTGAAGAAGAAATGTATAACGCAATCGTAAAGCTACTAGCTAAGTTTCCTGTGCTAGCTGCTTGGGCAATGCGTAAAAAGAAAAGTCAGCCGTTAGATTACGGAGATAACTCACTAGGGTATGTAGAGAACTTCCATAAAATGATGTTCTCAAAACCTAATGAAGCTTATACAGTAGATAAAGAGATAATCGCTGCTATAGATAAGTTATTAATTTTACACGCAGACCACGAGCAAAACTGTTCTACATCTACAGTGCGTATTGTAGGATCATCTCACGCTGGTCTATTTGCTTCAATCTCTGCAGGTATCTCTGCATTATGGGGTCCTTTACACGGAGGAGCAAACCAAGCAGTTATAGAAATGCTTGAGGCAATAAAGAATGATGGTGGTGATACTAAGAAATATATGGCAAAGGCAAAGGATAAGCAAGATCCTTTCCGTCTTATGGGCTTTGGACATAGAGTTTATAAAAACTTTGATCCGCGCGCAAAGATCATAAAAGTAGCTGCAGACGAGGTTCTTGGTCAACTAGGTATACAAGATCCAGTTCTTGATATTGCAAAAGGTCTTGAAAAAGAAGCGCTAGAAGATCCATATTTTGTAGATCGTAAATTATATCCTAATGTAGATTTTTACTCAGGTATTATTTACAGAGCTCTAGACATTCCAGTAGAGATGTTTACGGTTATGTTTGCATTAGGTCGTTTACCAGGGTGGATCGCACAATGGAGAGAAATGCGTCTTAACAAAGAACCTATAGGTCGTCCACGTCAGGTTTATACTGGTGAGAACTTAAGAGCTTTTAAAGAAGTTTCTGAGAGATAAAAACTCAGTAGTACATAAAAAAAGAGCAAGCGTTTAGCTTGCTCTTTTTTTATGCCTTAAAAGCAATAACGTAACTATTTAAAAAATTGTAAATTCACTTTCGTGAAAGATACCAAGCACCCATCACCAGTTATCGTAGAGCAACCTGAACTTATCCTTGTAGGTTTACAGGCTACAATGTCTCTAGCTCATAATACTACAATGCAGTTATGGCAAGCCTTTGGACCGCTAAGGAGGACTATTCTTAATAAGTCTAATAGAGGGAGTTATAGTGTGCAATGCTATGCAGATGATTTTATGACTACTCCATTTACACCAGAAACTAAGTTTGTAAAATGGGCCGCAGTAGCTGTAACAACCGAAAATGACATTCCAAATCAATTAGAAGTATTAAAAATCCCAAAAGGTAAATGGGTAGTTTTTCCATACAAAGGAACCACACGTGATTTTGGAGCATTTGCTCAATATATCTACAGTCAGTGGTTACCAAATTCTGGGTATCAATTAGATGATAGACCACATTATGAATTTATGCCAGAGGACTACCTAGGCCCAAATAATCCACAATCTGAAGAAGAAGTGTGGATACCTATTAAGTAAGCTTTCGCGAAAGCGTAAAAATCACGATGCACTGCGTATATGATAAATTTCATATAGATTGGCATTCTTTTTTTAGCAAAACTGAGTTATCTTTACCTTATGCTTAAACTAAACGTAAAGAACGAAACTTCAAGGCTTAGAGCCGTAATCTTAGGTACTGCCGAAAGTAATGGACCTACTCCAAAACTTGAGGAAGCCTATGATCCAAAATCTGCGCTACATTTAAGAGAAGGAACGTATCCTCTAGAGAAAGATATGGTTCCAGAGATGGAAGCCGTGGCAGCAGTCTTTAAAAAGTACGATGTAGAGGTTTACAGACCGCAAATTATAGAGAACCTAAATCAGATCTTTACACGTGATATAGGATTTGTTATAGATGATAAATTCTTTAAATCTAATATATTACCAGACAGAGAAGAAGAGATAGAAGCCATTGAGCACGTGATAAGACAAGTGCCGTCTACACACGTTTTTAGATTACCAGAAGAGGCGCACATTGAGGGAGGAGATGTGATGCTGGCAGATGATCATATTTTTATAGGTACATATAGAGGTGATGATTATCCAGATTATATCATTGCGCGTACTAATATGCTTGCGGTAGGTATGATTCAAGATTTATTCCCTCGCAAGAAGGTAATGTCTTTTGACCTTAGAAAGTCTAATACAGATCCTTATAATAATGCCTTACATTTAGATTGCTGTTTTCAGCCAGTGGGGAATGGTAAAGCTATACTTCATAAAAATGGTTTTTTACAAGAAAAGGAATACGAGTGGCTGGTAAACTTTTACGGGAAAGAAAATATCTTTGAAATCACCTCTCAGGAGATGTTTAATATGAATTCTAATATCTTTAGTATTTCTCCAGAGGTAGTAATTTCTGAACGCAATTTTACCAGATTAAACACTTGGCTACGCGATCAAGATATCACTGTAGAAGAGGTTCCTTATGCAGAGATAGCAAAGCAAGAAGGCTTGCTGCGCTGCAGTACATTGCCACTTATAAGAGACTAGAAAAGTATTTAATTCGCTAAAAAGAGGAAGCTAATCTTTTTTCTAGAATATGAATATATTCAGTGGTTTTGTTAGATTTATTAGTTCTCTTGTTGTCAGCCTTGAATCTTTGGTAATCAGTCGATATCACATTGTATTGACCATACTTGCTCATAATGTCCCCTATTTGATCTAATGACATTAAACCTTCATTATTGTAGCTTAAAAAAATATTTTTAAATTTGGCATTCGCAATTAATTCTTCAAATTCTTTAAGCACAGTTCTCTTACTACAGTATTTTGACCTATTGTATTCTCTTAAACCTGTCTTTCCCTTTGGCTCAAACTTGTCAAATTTGGATATTGTATTAAGAAGGTGATAGTTAGAACCGTATTGTCTGGTATTGTAAGGAGGATCTAAGTATAGTATGTCACCACTGATTTTTTTAATTAAAACATTACTATCAGAATTGTAAGCCTTGTGTTTTCCGCTGGTAATTTCAAAAAAGGCAGGACTAATAACAATATCTTTTTTAGCTGATTTTTTTAGCTTCTTAAGATATGCTCCATATACTGAAGCTGTGTTAGCAACTTTATCCATACTTTCAATTAAGCTTGCTAGCAAAAAAATATACGTCTTTTCAGTAATTTCCTTATTTAGATGCCAAAGTTCAATTTGTTGGCGTATAGCATCCAACATTTGTCCATTATGATCGGAAAAGTAAAGCCTTTCTCCGTGTCCTCCCGCACAGTAGTTGTTATATATAAATCCTGTTGTAATTGGTTCGAGATTATTTAAAAAATCAAAATATTCAGTATAGTTTGGAATTGACGAATTATTCTCGACGTAGTTTTTATTTAATATATATGCATAGTACTCAATATCGTTTGAAATAACCTTTTTTACATCATTTTTAAATAACCTACCTACTGTTCCAGTACCAGCGAATAAGTCACAAAATACCGTATCCGTTGTGTTATAATCTACTGTTTTTTTAATAGTTTCTTTTATGAATTGAGACAGCTTTAATTTTGATCCTATATAATTCATTCTTAATTGTTCATCAGTTTTTTTGAAACATACTCAGCAGCCTCCTTGCTAATCAATTCTATACTTTTCAATCTGTATTTCACCGGGTCAAATTGGTAGCAACCTTTACAACCTAGTTCCTCTGTATATTTTTTTGTTCCTTCATAGAAATCATATGGATTTCCTTTAATGTTTTTTGCACTCCATCTTAAATTTGTTTCAGCACATTTCTTACAAATTTGTCTTTTTGCGTCATTTGCAGCTTTGGTAAGTGGCTGAAAATCTTCTATTTTTTGTGTTTGTAAATTTGATACACGAGCGTCATTTTTTCTTCCA harbors:
- a CDS encoding citrate synthase, producing the protein MADKATLTIDGKSYEFPIITGTEQEQAIDIKALRGATGGITTIDPGYKNTGSCQSAITFLDGEKGILRYRGYSIEELAEKADFLETAYLLIFGELPTKEQLAKFDSDIKSESHVDEDMKKILDGFPKSAHPMGVLSALTSALIAFNPSTVNVDSEEEMYNAIVKLLAKFPVLAAWAMRKKKSQPLDYGDNSLGYVENFHKMMFSKPNEAYTVDKEIIAAIDKLLILHADHEQNCSTSTVRIVGSSHAGLFASISAGISALWGPLHGGANQAVIEMLEAIKNDGGDTKKYMAKAKDKQDPFRLMGFGHRVYKNFDPRAKIIKVAADEVLGQLGIQDPVLDIAKGLEKEALEDPYFVDRKLYPNVDFYSGIIYRALDIPVEMFTVMFALGRLPGWIAQWREMRLNKEPIGRPRQVYTGENLRAFKEVSER
- a CDS encoding GyrI-like domain-containing protein, coding for MKDTKHPSPVIVEQPELILVGLQATMSLAHNTTMQLWQAFGPLRRTILNKSNRGSYSVQCYADDFMTTPFTPETKFVKWAAVAVTTENDIPNQLEVLKIPKGKWVVFPYKGTTRDFGAFAQYIYSQWLPNSGYQLDDRPHYEFMPEDYLGPNNPQSEEEVWIPIK
- a CDS encoding dimethylarginine dimethylaminohydrolase family protein, whose translation is MLKLNVKNETSRLRAVILGTAESNGPTPKLEEAYDPKSALHLREGTYPLEKDMVPEMEAVAAVFKKYDVEVYRPQIIENLNQIFTRDIGFVIDDKFFKSNILPDREEEIEAIEHVIRQVPSTHVFRLPEEAHIEGGDVMLADDHIFIGTYRGDDYPDYIIARTNMLAVGMIQDLFPRKKVMSFDLRKSNTDPYNNALHLDCCFQPVGNGKAILHKNGFLQEKEYEWLVNFYGKENIFEITSQEMFNMNSNIFSISPEVVISERNFTRLNTWLRDQDITVEEVPYAEIAKQEGLLRCSTLPLIRD
- a CDS encoding DNA adenine methylase, which gives rise to MNYIGSKLKLSQFIKETIKKTVDYNTTDTVFCDLFAGTGTVGRLFKNDVKKVISNDIEYYAYILNKNYVENNSSIPNYTEYFDFLNNLEPITTGFIYNNYCAGGHGERLYFSDHNGQMLDAIRQQIELWHLNKEITEKTYIFLLASLIESMDKVANTASVYGAYLKKLKKSAKKDIVISPAFFEITSGKHKAYNSDSNVLIKKISGDILYLDPPYNTRQYGSNYHLLNTISKFDKFEPKGKTGLREYNRSKYCSKRTVLKEFEELIANAKFKNIFLSYNNEGLMSLDQIGDIMSKYGQYNVISTDYQRFKADNKRTNKSNKTTEYIHILEKRLASSF